TTCTCGCAGCTAATAattcatttttcaattttttattttgcatTGAAAGCTTAATCACTTTACCAACTAAATTCTTAAACTCAAGAACATCTATAGATGTCAATTCTTTCGCATATGAAGCATCTTCAGTCGGCTTTTGATTTTGGAAACATAACCCACTATTCTCTTCTAAAAGTTGCATATTACTCTTTATCTCTTGAGATAGATTCTTTTTCCGTGGCTCCTCAGCATGTTCTTCAGATATTTCATGTGCAAAAGATGATAGTTCATCAGAAAGAGATGTCACCTGCTGCTCCAAGAGAGTTACCTTTGCATGCAACTCCTCATTCTCAAAACACTTGATTTGCAGTTGTTCTTGCACGATAGGATTATCTTTCTGACACTTGGATGCCACTTGCTCCTCCTCAAATGGATTCAATGAGAACATCTTCTTTTGTATCTTGATCCTAAACAATTCATTGCCACTAGAGTCAAGGATCAGACATATTCCCTCTTTGAACATCACCTTGAATCTCTTCTCTACCAATTGACCCACACTCAACAAGTTTTGATCAATCTCAGCTACAAATAGAACATCTAAAATCAACATAGTTCCAGCACAGCTCTCTATTGCTACTTTGCCTCTTCCCTTCACTTCTAGGTATTCTCCATTTCCTATTCTGACTTTCGACTTCAATGACCTGTCAAAGTCTTTAAACAGCTTCTCATCATAAGTCATGTGATTGGTACAACCACTATCAACTAACCAACTGTCACATAAAATGCTTGATGAGAAGTAAGAGACGAAAAACAAATGATCATTTTCTTCTTCAACTACAGAATGTACTCCACCCTGCTGCTGATTTCTCGATTCCTTGCAAAACCTCTCAATATGCCCCATCAAGTTACACCTTCTGCATTTCACATCTGGCCTTCTCTAACATCTAAAATGGGGATGATTCTATTTTCCACAATACTTACATGAAGAATACTTATTATAATTTTCAGTACTATTACCTTTTGCAACAGTTTCTGAACCACTATTGCAATCACTCTTCTTCCCATTCCACTTCCGTTCCTCTCCTTTTTCGCCTTGCTGCATCGTAGTCTTCAATGCTCCTTCTATACTTCTTTCTATGCTTCTTTTCTGCCTTATTAGCCTCCTCTGCTCTTGTGCTTGTAAAGCACTGATCAACTCCACTACTCTCAATTGAGTCAAGTCCTTAGTGTTCTCAAAAGAGGCAATTGTTGCTTCATATTTCTCAGGCACGGAGACAAGTATCTTCTGTACCAGTCTAGAATCAGAGAGATCAGCCCTAAGAACTCTTACCTTGTTGGCAATATCTATCAGCTTGTCTGAGTATTCTTTGATTGACTCAGACTCCTTCATTTGTAGCCTCTCAAATTCTCTGATCAAGTTTAACATGTTCATGCTTTTGATCCTCTCATCTCCTTGATACTCAACTTTGAGGTAGTATCATATTTCCTTTGCTGACCCAAAAGCCGTAATTCTATTGAATATGGCTGGCGAAACCGAAGCATAAAGACAAGACCTTGCCTTAGCCTTCCTGGTGGTTCTCTCATTGTATATTTTGATCTGATTCATAGTTGGATTATTAGGAAGTGGAGTCACCTCATATTCTTCCTCGATAGCTTCCCAATAATCACAACCCTCCATGTATGCTTGCATTCTCACGGCCCATGCTTGATAATTCTCTCCATCAAATACAGGTGGGGCTAAGATGGACAGGTTACTCGATCTCGATTCCATTTTCCTCTAGTAAAACCTCACAACTATATCTCTCAAATTTTCTCTTAGAATtctcacaaaacttttctcacaagTCCCTCAAGAAAAATGGCTCTCGATACCACTGTTGGTTTAGCAAAGAACTAATTGAAGTATAGAACAAAATATGAATGAAGGGATGATTTCATTGACTAACAAAGCAGCCCTTATATACAAGTCTCAAGTAACAACCTCaacaaaaataaattcaaattgctACTAACAAGCAAACAACTCCTACTCCTACTGACAAGCTAACAAATCCCCTAAGACTTAgtcttattttttttaaaatagctGCAGCCTTGAGATACTAACAGAATTTGATGTTCCTCCTATTATTTGTAGTAGAAAGAGATGTAGGCATGAGGGTCAACTAATTCTGGTTTCTTTTTTATTTgataaacaaacaaaaaaatcCTTAACTTTCActggattaaaataaaatattaacaaaaCATTATTCACGGATGAAATTATTATGTATAAGGTCACAATATGAACATGAATTCATTATTTTTAAgtgaattttttgttttttttttaaaaaagaactcacttttaaaatttataaatgatgTGGTAAgctttgattcaattttcaatttgttggagtCCAATTTGGTTAGAGAGGTCTTCAAACCAAAATAAAAGATAATGACCATACCTGGCTGACACGTAAGAGTAGTAGAAAGTTCTATGAGAAATTTTATGTAGTAGTAGGTATATGTTTAGGGTGGAACTATGTTCCATTAACTTCTAAGTTCAGCTTTTGTCATATAAAATCAAAATCCCAAGATTTTCCATGAAATTTCTTGATGGAAAACTTGCTTGATGGAAGTACACATTTTCAGAAACCTAGTTTAAAGAGTACATATTAGATTAGGTTGATCTTCACTATTATGTCACTGCACTAAAAATAAAAAGACATGAAAGTTGACTATCCAATTCGTTATACCCAAATCTTGATATGATTCAATGGATTGACAATGACTAGAGATTATGAATGATCTGACCAATTCCATCTTTACCATCATCTCTCTATGACTATAGAAGTATAAAATATTCCTTTCAAACAAGAAAAATGCAATTTCTATTCACTTTCCCTTTGACTGCCATGTATGAATTAGCGTAGTTTACTTCCCTCCTTGAAATATAACAATAACCAGAAGCAGATTTAGTGAAAAAAATGAACATCAAAAAGCTAAAAGGATGGCCACTTTAAGCATACTTTCTAAATCATACTACATAGTTTTTGTTCTAAGTCTCAACTTCATTGGTTCCTTTCCATGCCTTGATGATCAACGAGAAGCTTTACTGGAATTCAAGGATTTACTATTTGGAGAGTTGATGACAGACAACTCAACATACATGTTTCTTGGTGGATTAGAGACATAGAATTCCCGTTCAGAATGTTGTCAGTGGGCTCTGGTGGAATGCAATTCACAACAAGTGATTGGTCTAAATCTCTATATTGTTTTTCCTACACTAGGAAAGACTTCAACTGTTTTGGCTCCTATTTTCAGGATAAAAACCTTGATGTCACTTGACATTTCCTACAATTCCATACAAGGTGAAATTCCAGGGATTGGATTGAGAAACTTGAGCGAGCTGGTGTATCTTGACATGAGAGGAAATAGTTTCAATGGTTCAATTCCTTTGCAGTTGTTTCATTTGGCCAACCTGGAATTCCTTGATCTAAGTGATAATATGATTGAAGCGGTGTTACCTAATGAGGTTGTTGGTCTTAAAAGCTTGAAACAATTGAGCTTGGATGCCAACTTCATTCATAGAGAGCTTCTTGAAGAGATTGGAAACCTCATTGAACTAAAGAAGTTTACAGTTCCTGATAATCAAATTTCTGGCAGGATTCCATTGTCAATATTGCAGCTAAGAAAGCTTGAAGTTCTAAACTTGCAGAACAACTCATTTTCCTTGGAAATTCCAGCTGATATTGGGAGCCTGGTGAATCTAACAACTTTAGACTTGAACAAGAACCGGTTGAGTGGCGAAATCCCATCATCGATACAGAAGATGAGGAAGCTGGAGACACTTCAACTAGAGAACAATATGCTGTCTGGTGAGATCCCAACATGGTTATTTGATCTCAAGGAAATGAAAAAGTTGCACCTTGGAGGAAACAAACTAGCATGGAACAACAATCTGGCTATCGAACCAAAATGTAAGTTATCTTCTTTATCATTGAGATCATGCAGTGTTAAGGGGCAGATTCCTAGCTGGATCTCTAATCAAACTGATCTTATTTACTTGGCTGAAAGAAATCTTGGAACTATTATTCTATCAGATAACAAACTCACAAGTCCTTTGCCATCTCAGTTGTTTCAATCTCGAAATCTATCGGTCCTTGCATTGTCAAAGAACAACTTTTTTGGGGAATTGCTAAAAATCAATACCACTTCAATTATGGTCCTCTTGCtctcagaaaataattttttagggCCCCTGCCAAAATCTATCTCCAATATCCACAGGTTGTTGCTACTGGACTTGTCAAAGAACAGCTTCTCTAGTAATGAATTTCCAGCATTTGGACCAGATAGCTTAATTGCTTTTGTTGATGTTTCTTACAACGATTTCTCCGGTAAAGTTCGTTCGGATTTCGGACTCTTTACGGTGATGTTTTCGTTAAGTCAAAACGGCTTTTACGGTCCATTGCCTGAAATTTTCAGCAATTTGATTATGCTTGAGCACCTTGATCTTCATGACAACAATATCAGTGGTGAATTTCCAGCTTTCTTCTCTCAAATGTCCTCTCTTCAAGTTCTTAATCTTAGGAACAATTCCATTAAAGGATCAATCTCCAATGATCTGTCAAGTTTCAGCAGTCTCAGAATCCTAGACCTCTCTAACAACTACCTCAAGGGTGAAATCCCTCAAAGCTTGGGAAACCTTATAAGGATGATTGAAACACCTGATGCCTCATTAACACTTTCTGAAATCTTCAAATTTCTAGTTGAAATCCATGATTTGATAGTAAATTGGAAGAAAGCAAAGCAGGGCCTTTCGATCCAAAACCGGGATATCTGTACATTTCTGGACTTGTCAAAGAACAGATTATCAGGAGAAATTCCACATTCATTAGGTGGTCTCGAAAGCTTGAAGCTATTTAACCTTTCATTCAATGAACTTTCAGGAAAAATCCCAATCAGTTTTGGTGATCTAGAGAGTGTCGAGACCTTGGATTTGTCACACAATAGCCTTGATGGTGAAATACCAGGGACATTTTCCAAGCTCCTGGAACTAAATTATTTAGACTTGAGCAACAACAAGCTTGGTGGTAAGATTCCTGGAGGACCTCAAATGGATACCTTGGTTGATCCAAAGATGTATGCCAATAACAGTGGACTATGTGGGGTGCAAATTGAGGTTCCTTGTGAAGAAGATTTGGTGCCACCGGGGCCACCATTGAGGAAGAAACAGGAACCAATGTTTTCATGGATGGCAACAGGGGTTGGGTACCCTGTTGGGTTCTTGTCTTCAATTGCagtgatgtatgttttaggttatTTCAACACTGCACCGGCGTATCACCGTCGGGGGCGCCGTCGTAGTTCCCTGAGGTGATTGACTCAAAGATACACTAGAAATCCTAATTAATCTTAGACAAAGGTTATGAGCAAAGAAGTATGGATACGGACACGGATATGCAACATAAATATGATACGATACGATACAAACATGATTATACTatacttttaaaaaataagataaagaaatgacaataaaaaatatttttaatatatatattatgttaaaatagttaatgtaaatgaaaatattgatataagTTGGTTGAAACTAGTAAAGTGAAAATAATAGTGATgattatgtaaaatatttttaaaatgtgaaaaatagaAACAGCAAAATAATAAAACAAGTACAAAGCTTGAAAGCTtctaaaacaaatttaatttttgtttgaaacgaattaatcaaaaataaaaaagatactGTTATTTTTCCACAGCCTCCAAGCGTGGGCCCCACAACCCATCTAACTAACAATAAAGTCAAAAgacaaataaaaacaaaataaagaccATAAAAGGCCCGCCTGAAATAtgagagggtttgggtaaaaatataggcccgaaaaataggcttggacaaaaaacGAGACCCGTTCCTGGCCTCGGGTAAGATTTTTTTGGCCCAGTCTAACTCGGCctgattttaatattaaattatttttaaaattttttatttttaattttaagtaactttagtacttttactttacttttttgttgtttttaatgttattttgatattgtaaaacttttgttattaatataatttagttcttaatttagttctaatttgtttcaaattttcaattttaatataattactttttattatatttttaatttatgtattattttaagaattattttactctcatttttatttgtttttattttaatatttgttttatgttttaaatgtatttgatttattatattttaaagttttttatttaataaaaaagcaaaaaaataaTATGGTATGGCAGGCTCAGCCTACCATTTTTTTCTCGGGCTGGGCTTGGACAAATTTCTAGGCCCATATTTTGGGCCGGGCCTGGGCCCGAGCCTTGAAAACGGGCCAAAATTTTTAATGGGCCGGTCCCGAACCCGGCCCGGcctggcccatgcacacctctaccaTAAAATCATAGCAACAAAGTAAATAGAACCACACACCAAAAACCCTAGCAACACCTCTTCTTCTTCCCCCAGTTCCGATGAAAATTCTACGTTCCATTAATAGGAAATTCCAAACTTCACATTTTTTCTTTACACCATCTTGTTCTTACCACTGATTCTTCATCTGCTACTTTTGAAAGCTAAAATTTCAATCGCCGCCGGTCAGTCACCATTTACTTTTCTTTCGTTTGTCACATGTTTGTTTTTAGACACCCGTGTTGTGACCGTGTCGTGGCCATTTTTGACctcttattttttaatttattccaaTGTGTCTCTTACATATCCGGGTGTGTTCAACGAGTGCCGTATCAAACACACGTATGACACCAGTACGAAGAAAGATGAGTCGTGTCTGTTCTTCCTAGGTTATGAGTTATATCattaatcttttattttccaatAAAGCTCGAAGGTAAGTAAaatacttttaatatatatattttaggtataatgacttatttgaccctccaattttataaaaaaaaattattttttgtcttttttagcctttaaatttgtattgtttgtcaaatcaccccaaaTGGATAAAAAATTAACATTCGTTAACTTTGCTGATGTGACATACACGTGGATTGTCAcattagcaattaattaattttttaaattttaaaaaaactcaaaaaatatttttaaaaaattaattttaaaaaagttaattaattgtggtttctattttttaatattgaGTTTGGCGAATTAAAGGTAAAATTATTAATGCATATTTGTACATATTTAAACTCATTTTACATGGTCGAATTATCATGGTTTTTActttaaaaagaagaagaagaataaacatgattttttattaaataaatataatttttcatttGAAGCAAACCTTTCAAGAGGTTTATGATAAAGAAATCTAAAACAAAACATCATTTATGTAAGAAGAAGAATGTCAGACAAagaattaaaatgattttttcattaaataaaaataaatgaatctaagttttaaatttagtatttatttttattgttaaaataagATCAATAATACccaatttttctcttttctttttttatcctgtaaaagaagaagataatacttactttcaaatttaattttttagaaaaaatagAATGTAAAGTAAGAGATTAag
This is a stretch of genomic DNA from Gossypium arboreum isolate Shixiya-1 chromosome 11, ASM2569848v2, whole genome shotgun sequence. It encodes these proteins:
- the LOC108478113 gene encoding receptor-like protein 46; translation: MSLDISYNSIQGEIPGIGLRNLSELVYLDMRGNSFNGSIPLQLFHLANLEFLDLSDNMIEAVLPNEVVGLKSLKQLSLDANFIHRELLEEIGNLIELKKFTVPDNQISGRIPLSILQLRKLEVLNLQNNSFSLEIPADIGSLVNLTTLDLNKNRLSGEIPSSIQKMRKLETLQLENNMLSGEIPTWLFDLKEMKKLHLGGNKLAWNNNLAIEPKCKLSSLSLRSCSVKGQIPSWISNQTDLIYLAERNLGTIILSDNKLTSPLPSQLFQSRNLSVLALSKNNFFGELLKINTTSIMVLLLSENNFLGPLPKSISNIHRLLLLDLSKNSFSSNEFPAFGPDSLIAFVDVSYNDFSGKVRSDFGLFTVMFSLSQNGFYGPLPEIFSNLIMLEHLDLHDNNISGEFPAFFSQMSSLQVLNLRNNSIKGSISNDLSSFSSLRILDLSNNYLKGEIPQSLGNLIRMIETPDASLTLSEIFKFLVEIHDLIVNWKKAKQGLSIQNRDICTFLDLSKNRLSGEIPHSLGGLESLKLFNLSFNELSGKIPISFGDLESVETLDLSHNSLDGEIPGTFSKLLELNYLDLSNNKLGGKIPGGPQMDTLVDPKMYANNSGLCGVQIEVPCEEDLVPPGPPLRKKQEPMFSWMATGVGYPVGFLSSIAVMYVLGYFNTAPAYHRRGRRRSSLR